The genomic interval CCGACAGCACGCCCTGCGCCAGTGGCGAGAAGGCGATGATGCCTATGCCCAGCTCACCGCAGGCGTCGATGGTGTGGTCGTTTTCGATCCAGCGGTTGATCATGGAATAGCTTGGCTGGTGGATCGTGGTGGCGACGCCCATCTCCTTGAGGATGCGATGGGCCTCGCGGGTTTCCTTTTCGGGATAGCTCGAAACGCCGACATAGAGCGCCTTGCCGGAACGGACGGCGTGGGCCAATGCGCCCATGGTTTCCTCGAGCGGGGTCTCGGGATCGAAGCGGTGCGAATAAAAGATATCGACATAGTCGAGGCCGAGGCGCTTGAGCGACTGGTCAAGGCTGGCGAGCAGATATTTGCGGCTGCCGAATTCGCCATAGGGGCCCGGCCACATATTGTAGCCGGCTTTGGTGGAGACGATCAGCTCGTCGCGATAGGGCTTGAAATCGCGGGCGAGGACCTGGCCGAACAGCTCTTCGGATGAGCCGGCGGGAGGGCCGTAATTGTTGGCGAGATCGAAATGGGTGATGCCGTTGTCGAAGGCATAGCCGAGGATTTCCATGGCGGATGGATAATCGCGCGTGCCGCCGAAATTCTGCCAGAGGCCCAGGCTGATGACGGGGAGCT from Devosia sp. 2618 carries:
- a CDS encoding aldo/keto reductase — protein: MTYRADTARYDTMQYRRSGKSGLKLPVISLGLWQNFGGTRDYPSAMEILGYAFDNGITHFDLANNYGPPAGSSEELFGQVLARDFKPYRDELIVSTKAGYNMWPGPYGEFGSRKYLLASLDQSLKRLGLDYVDIFYSHRFDPETPLEETMGALAHAVRSGKALYVGVSSYPEKETREAHRILKEMGVATTIHQPSYSMINRWIENDHTIDACGELGIGIIAFSPLAQGVLSGKYNSGDKSGTRGENPNGSLRASHIEPRVLAAVDKLGEIAKSRGQSMVQLALSWALRRPEMTSALVGVRTLDQLKDNLGVLNNLTLSAEEIAAIDAATKDGQMELHPRPSGWLR